From the Streptomonospora nanhaiensis genome, the window GCCCGCCAGCGTGCGGCGCTGCCGGTCGGCGAACTCCTCGCCCGCCGCGATCTTCAGGCACACGGCCTTGCCCGCGATGACGTGCTCCAGCGGCCCGCCCTGCATGCCCGGGAACACCGCGGAGTTGATCTTCTTGCCGAACTCCTCCTTGCTCAGGATGAGCCCGCCGCGCGGACCGCCCAGGGTCTTGTGGGTGGTGGTGGTGACGATGTCGGCGTGCGGCACCGGGTTGGGGTGCAGGCCGGCGGCCACCAGGCCGGCGAAGTGCGCCATGTCGACCAGCAGCAGCGCGTCGACGCTGTCAGCGATCTGGCGGAACCGGGCGAAGTCCAGCTGCCGGGGGTAGGCCGACCAGCCGGCGACGATCATCCGCGGCCGGTGCTCCTTGGCCAGCGCCTCGACCTCGTCGTAGTCGACGGTGCCGTCGTCGGGCCGCACGTGGTAGGCGACCGCGTTGAGGATCTTGCCGGAGTAGTTGAGCCGCATGCCGTGGGTGAGGTGTCCGCCGTGGGCGAGGTCCAGCCCCAGGATGGTGTCGCCCGGCTGGAGCAGCGAGAAGTACACGGCGGTGTTGGCCTGGGCGCCCGAGTGCGGCTGCACGTTGGCGTGCTCGGCGCCGAACAGCGCCTTGGCGCGGTCGATGGCCAGCTGCTCCACGACGTCGACGTGCTCGCAGCCGCCGTAGTAGCGCTTGCCGGGGTAGCCCTCGGCGTACTTGTTGGTCAGGACGGTGCCCTGGGCCTCCAGAACCGCCCGGGGGGCGAAGTTCTCCGAGGCGATCATCTCCAGGGTGTCGCGCTGGCGGCCGAGTTCGGCGGCGACGGCGGCGGCGACCTCGGGGTCGACCTGGCCGAGGGACTGGTCGAACGGGTTGGGCTGGGCGGCCATGGATTTACCCCTCTCCTTCGGTCAACTGCGTGTACTGCTCCGGCGAGAGCAGGTCGGCCGGCTCCTCGGAGACCTCGACCTTGAACAGCCAGCCCTGCCCGTAGGGGTCGGTGCCGATCACCTCGGGATCGGCGACCGCCGCCTCGTTGACCGCCACGACCTCGCCGTTGACAGGGGAGTACAGGTCGCTCACGGACTTGGTGGACTCCACCTCGCCGCAGGTGTCACCGGAGGAGACCGTGCCGCCGACCTCGGGCAGTTCGACGAACACGATGTCGCCGAGCGCTTCGGCGGCATAGGCGGTGATCCCGACCGTGGCCACGCCGTCGGCGACGGCCACCCACTCGTGCTCACTCGTGTAGTGCAACTCCGCGGGAACGCTCAATTCAACTCTCCAGGAGGTCGTGGTGGTCCGGGGCGGGCCGGCTGCCGCGGTGCCTCGGCGTGCGGCGCGGGCGGATCCGGTGCGGACCGGGGCCGGTTCCGCTGGGACGTAATAGATTCTGCCGGGTCGGCCGGGCGGTCCGCACGCGCCCCGCCCGGTGCGGGCGGGGCGCGCGCGTCAGCGGTCGCGCTTGTAGAAGGGCAGGTCGACGAGGTCGACCTCTTCGGCCCGCCCGCGCACGTCGACGCTGAACGCGCCCGATGCGGAGTCGAGCGCGGCCTCGACGTAGGCCATGGCGATGGGCGAGCCCAGGGTGGGCGAGGGCGCGCCGCTGGTCACCACGCCGACCTCGCGGCCGTCGCACAGCACCGGGTTGCCCTTGCGCAGCGGGCGGCGGCCGCGCGCCACCAGGCCCACCAGCCGGCGGCGGGGACCGGACCCGGCGGCCGCGGCCAGCGCCGCGCGGCCCACGAAGTCGCCGGGCTTGTCGAGCTTGACCACGCGGCCCAGCCCGGCCTCGTAGGGGGTGGTGCCGGGGTCGAGTTCGTTGCCGTAGAGCGGCATGCCGGCCTCAAGGCGCAGGGTGTCGCGGGCCGACAGCCCGGCGGGCACCAGGCCGTGGGGTTCGCCGGCCTCCAGCAGGGCCGCCCACACGGCCGGGGCCTCGGTGCCGGGCGTGAGGAAGATCTCGAAGCCGTCCTCGCCGGTGTAGCCGGTGCGGGCCAGCAGCGCCGGCCGCCCGGCGACGGTGTGCCGGTAGCCGGCGTAGTACTTGATGGTGTCGAGGTCGGCGTCGGTGAGCGGCGCCAGGACCGCGGCGGCGGCCGGGCCCTGCACGGCGATCAGCGCGTAGTCGGCCGAGCGGTCCTCGACCCGGGCGTCGAACCCGGCGGCGCGCTCGGTCAGCGCGGCGAGCACGGCGGCGGTGTTGGCGGCGTTGGCCACCACCAGGTAGTCGTCATCGGCCAGCCGGTAGACGATGAGGTCGTCCAGCACGCCGCCGTCGGCCGCGGTGATCATGGTGTAGCGGGCGCGGCCCACCGCGACCTGCGACAGGTGGCCCACCAGGGCGTAGTCGAGCAGGTCGGCGGCCTGGGCCCCGACGACGTGGATCTCGCCCATGTGGGAGAGGTCGAACAGCCCGGCGCGCTCGCGTACGGCGGTGTGCTCGGCGCGCTCCCCGGCGTAGCGCAGCGGCATCTCCCAGCCGGCGAAGTCGACCAGGGTGGCCCCGGCGCGCTGGTGGACCGCGTGCAGCGGTGTGGTGCGGAGTGCGGACCCCTGGTCCGGCGCAGTCATGGTCGCTCCCGAGAGGATGGACGTCGATTCGACATGGCGCTGCCATCCTCCCCCTCTGTCATCGGAGCCTGAGAGCTTCGCCGCGCGGAACGCGGCTTGCACCTTCGGCGAGGGGCGCACGCGCCCCTGCTTTCCAGAGTGGTCTCGACCCCGCGGTCCGGCGCGCCTGAGAGGTTCTCTGGGGAGGAATTGCTCCTTCGGCGGCCCGTGCCGGCTGCACGGACTCTCTCCCGCACGGTGTCAGCGACCGCGCCCAGCCTAGCAGCGCGGGTGCGCCGCGAACAGGAGGCACCGTGCTCAGGCCGCGCGGGCGGGGCGCCGACCAGGGCCGAGGCGCCCGGGAGCGCGCCGGCGGACGCGTGTCAGGTCGCCGCGCGGACGTGCGGCCGGGGCGCGGCCGGGCCTGGGCCGTGCCCCGGCGGCGGGGGTCAGGCCGCGCGGCGCT encodes:
- a CDS encoding serine hydroxymethyltransferase, whose translation is MAAQPNPFDQSLGQVDPEVAAAVAAELGRQRDTLEMIASENFAPRAVLEAQGTVLTNKYAEGYPGKRYYGGCEHVDVVEQLAIDRAKALFGAEHANVQPHSGAQANTAVYFSLLQPGDTILGLDLAHGGHLTHGMRLNYSGKILNAVAYHVRPDDGTVDYDEVEALAKEHRPRMIVAGWSAYPRQLDFARFRQIADSVDALLLVDMAHFAGLVAAGLHPNPVPHADIVTTTTHKTLGGPRGGLILSKEEFGKKINSAVFPGMQGGPLEHVIAGKAVCLKIAAGEEFADRQRRTLAGARILAERLLAPDAVEAGVKVLSGGTDVHLVLVDLVDSQLNGREAEDRLHGIGITVNRNAVPNDPRPPMVTSGLRIGTPALATRGFTEEDFTEVADVVAEALKPDYDAESLRGRVAALVRRHPLYADL
- the gcvT gene encoding glycine cleavage system aminomethyltransferase GcvT, which encodes MTAPDQGSALRTTPLHAVHQRAGATLVDFAGWEMPLRYAGERAEHTAVRERAGLFDLSHMGEIHVVGAQAADLLDYALVGHLSQVAVGRARYTMITAADGGVLDDLIVYRLADDDYLVVANAANTAAVLAALTERAAGFDARVEDRSADYALIAVQGPAAAAVLAPLTDADLDTIKYYAGYRHTVAGRPALLARTGYTGEDGFEIFLTPGTEAPAVWAALLEAGEPHGLVPAGLSARDTLRLEAGMPLYGNELDPGTTPYEAGLGRVVKLDKPGDFVGRAALAAAAGSGPRRRLVGLVARGRRPLRKGNPVLCDGREVGVVTSGAPSPTLGSPIAMAYVEAALDSASGAFSVDVRGRAEEVDLVDLPFYKRDR
- the gcvH gene encoding glycine cleavage system protein GcvH, which produces MSVPAELHYTSEHEWVAVADGVATVGITAYAAEALGDIVFVELPEVGGTVSSGDTCGEVESTKSVSDLYSPVNGEVVAVNEAAVADPEVIGTDPYGQGWLFKVEVSEEPADLLSPEQYTQLTEGEG